One segment of Platichthys flesus chromosome 15, fPlaFle2.1, whole genome shotgun sequence DNA contains the following:
- the LOC133969901 gene encoding serine protease FAM111A-like, with amino-acid sequence MEPKLEPMDKSFENKSDALKEEESSSGKPPLVKKEEKLHPTHSFSWKSVEQKTTFVSCNRAGTVEDSLKRNPFFEGIAKKNKGKELILLRNGKAICSHFPCSLIKDECLEVKFIKAVNTQGKTAVGSAHVRRKGSSDEVVLFHVRVTGGKGVKRILKNPDLKNDIGVDEMTVFAYKGETVKQALRRDARFLDIVFKKKCVLSTDDLVVNKSNLVDDLGGKTYTITEVKNLPDSQPSSLEEDFVQSAESQRPEAEETQDPSEQSVNANTDTSGHTAAEPTPLPISAEMRSHLSSQIENFMKWKKTAPFRDGDKTFPMTKIMSVEFGKNAQACTEVKTMKKLMGFSNSVCQVRINGRAAGSGFILFDRFVLTNAHVVKDAYNESLKKLSNKVTVHFSYESLNQMEREQDSVAEVEVEKVAGFEYTKDVYDWALLKLRAGVNLPNSLLNKCGYVNQSHGVCIIGHPDGGVKRIDPCLSIAPEKQNQVVEKSWVKNQDNTKLITDRFFEGVASSVMRCKHFRTYKTSFYEGSSGSPVFDKDCNVLAMHSGGYPYKDEKTGTIKSVIEFGYPLSDILERIKIQLVGKKEADETFKEFFEFCDKEEPVPMDTC; translated from the exons ATGGAACCTAAGTTGGAACCAATGGACAAAAGTTTTGAG AATAAATCAGATGctctgaaagaggaagagagttCATCTGGTAAACCACCTCTTGTTAAAAAG GAAGAGAAACTACATCCAACCCATTCTTTCAGTTGGAAATCAGTGGAACAGAAAACCACATTTGTGTCCTGCAACCGAGCCGGAACTGTGGAGGACTCACTGAAAAGGAACCCATTTTTTGAGGGAATAGCTAAAAAGAACAAAGGCAAAGAGCTTATACTTCTCAGGAATGGGAAAGCTATTTGTTCACACTTTCCATGCAGCTTAATTAAAGATGAGTGTTTAGAGGTCAAGTTTATCAAAGCTGTAAACACGCAAGGAAAAACTGCTGTTGGCTCTGCTCATGTCAGACGAAAGGGCTCATCTGATgaagttgtgttgtttcatgTACGGGTGACGGGGGGGAAGGGTGTAAAACGCATCTTGAAGAACCCAGACCTAAAAAACGATATCGGTGTTGACGAAATGACCGTTTTCGCGTATAAAGGGGAAACGGTAAAGCAAGCTCTGAGACGAGATGCACGATTTCTGGATATTGTATTCAAAAAGAAATGCGTGCTCTCTACTGACGACTTGGTCGTGAACAAGTCCAATCTGGTGGATGACCTAGGTGGCAAAACGTACACAATCACTGAGGTCAAAAATCTACCAGACAGTCAGCCTAGCAGTCTTGAAGAGGATTTTGTACAGTCAGCTGAGTCTCAGAGACctgaagctgaagaaacccaGGATCCTTCAGAGCAGTCAGTAAATGCCAATACCGACACAAGTGGTCACACGGCAGCAGAACCAACCCCATTGCCTATATCAGCAGAAATGAGGAGTCACCTCTCTTCACAGATTGAAAATTTTATGAAATGGAAGAAAACGGCTCCCTTTCGGGATGGGGATAAGACCTTTCCTATGACGAAAATCATGAGTGTCGAGTTTGGAAAGAATGCTCAGGCGTGCACAGAAGTGAAAACAATGAAGAAACTGATGGGTTTCAGTAATTCGGTTTGTCAGGTTAGAATAAACGGGAGGGCAGCAGGAAGTGGCTTTATCCTATTTGACAGGTTTGTCCTCACAAATGCCCATGTGGTCAAAGACGCTTATAATGAGAGTTTAAAGAAGCTTAGTAATAAGGTCACTGTCCATTTCTCTTATGAGAGTCTGAATcagatggagagagaacagGATTCAGTTGCAGAAGTAGAAGTAGAGAAGGTCGCTGGCTTTGAATACACTAAGGACGTGTATGACTGGGCTTTGTTAAAGCTCAGGGCTGGTGTGAACTTGCCTAACagtctgttaaataaatgtggatACGTTAACCAAAGCCATGGTGTTTGCATCATCGGTCACCCTGATGGTGGAGTGAAAAGAATAGATCCATGCTTGAGTATTgcaccagaaaaacaaaaccaggtTGTGGAGAAGAGCTGGGTCAAAAATCAAGACAACACCAAATTGATTACTGATCGTTTCTTTGAAGGTGTGGCATCATCTGTTATGCGTTGCAAACATTTTCGTACATACAAAACTTCTTTTTATGAAGGGTCGTCTGGCTCTCCTGTCTTTGATAAGGACTGCAACGTTTTGGCGATGCATTCAGGAGGGTATCCTTACAAAGACGAAAAAACAGGTACAATAAAGAGTGTGATCGAGTTCGGCTATCCTTTGTCTGACATCCTTGAACGCATCAAAATCCAGTtggtgggaaaaaaagaggcTGACGAGACTTTTAAGGAGTTCTTTGAATTCTGTGACAAAGAGGAACCTGTCCCAATGGACACTTGTTAA
- the LOC133969902 gene encoding serine protease FAM111A-like has protein sequence MEPKSEPMDKSFEEEKPHPTHSFKWTFKGKKPTLFSCNRAGTVEDSLKRNPQFEGIAKKNQGKELVLLRNGKAICSHFPCSLIKDECLTVKFIKAVNTPGKKADGSAHVRRKGSSDEIVLFHVRVMGGEGVRYILKNPDLKNEVHEMTLFAYKGETVEQALRRDSRFLDIVFEKKCMLSTDDFVVDMSNLVDDLGGKIYTITEDAEEKQDPSEQSVNDNTDTSGHTAAEPTSVHSSETVRTYLSSQFENFINGEKTVPFGDNTLPITEILHVEYEKNAQTCREWKLKKELMGFSNSVCQVIINGRALGSGFLLFERSVLTNAHVVKDVYNDSEKELNTKVIVHFSYESQYQMESGQDSVDVEVEEVAFFEYCPEKMYDWALLKLRAGVNLPPALNNTFSEANQSTGVCIIGHTDGGVKKIDPCLSIAPENQNQDVKKSSLIYHDKTKLITPRYFESVAESVEPHKTCFNEGLSGAPVFDKDFNIIAMHSGEFTYRENKTETRKSVIEYGYPLFDIFDHIDFREQQYIIWSELHEDDEYC, from the exons ATGGAACCTAAATCGGAACCAATGGACAAAAGTTTTGAG GAAGAGAAACCACATCCAACCCATTCTTTCAAGTGGACATTTAAAGGGAAGAAACCCACATTATTCTCCTGCAACAGAGCTGGAACTGTGGAGGACTCACTGAAAAGGAATCCACAATTTGAGGGAATAGCTAAAAAGAACCAAGGCAAAGAGCTTGTTCTTCTCAGGAATGGGAAGGCTATTTGTTCACACTTTCCATGCAGCTTAATTAAAGATGAGTGTTTAACTGTCAAGTTTATCAAAGCTGTAAACACGCCAGGGAAAAAAGCTGATGGCTCTGCTCATGTCAGACGAAAGGGCTCATCTGATGAAATTGTGTTGTTTCATGTACGGGTGATGGGGGGGGAGGGTGTAAGGTACATCTTGAAGAACCCAGACTTAAAAAACGAGGTTCACGAAATGACCCTTTTCGCGTATAAAGGGGAAACGGTAGAGCAAGCTCTGAGACGAGATTCTCGATTTCTGGATATTGTATTCGAAAAGAAATGCATGCTCTCTACTGATGACTTTGTCGTGGACATGTCCAATCTGGTGGATGACCTAGGTGGCAAAATTTACACAATCACAGAGGACGCTGAAGAAAAGCAGGATCCTTCAGAGCAGTCAGTGAATGACAATACCGACACAAGTGGTCACACGGCAGCAGAACCAACCTCAGTGCACAGCTCAGAAACAGTGAGGACTTACCTCTCTTCACAGTTTGAGAATTTTATAAATGGGGAGAAAACTGTTCCGTTTGGGGATAATACCCTTCCTATAACGGAAATCTTGCATGTGGAGTATGAAAAAAATGCTCAGACATGCAGAGAATGGAAATTAAAGAAGGAACTGATGGGTTTCAGTAATTCGGTTTGTCAGGTTATAATAAACGGGAGGGCACTAGGCAGTGGCTTTCTCCTATTTGAACGGTCTGTCCTCACAAATGCCCATGTGGTCAAAGACGTTTATAATGACAGTGAAAAGGAGCTTAATACCAAGGTCATTGTCCATTTCTCTTATGAGAGTCAATATCAGATGGAGAGTGGACAGGATTCAGTTGACGTAGAAGTAGAGGAGGTCGCTTTCTTTGAATACTGTCCTGAGAAGATGTATGACTGGGCTTTGTTAAAGCTCAGGGCTGGTGTGAACTTGCCTCCTGCTCTGAACAATACTTTTTCAGAGGCTAACCAAAGCACTGGTGTTTGCATCATCGGGCACACTGATGGTGGAGTGAAAAAAATAGATCCATGCTTGAGTATTGCACCTGAAAACCAGAACCAGGATGTGAAGAAGAGCAGCCTCATTTATCACGACAAAACTAAATTGATTACTCCGCGTTACTTTGAAAGTGTGGCAGAATCTGTTGAGCCTCACAAAACTTGTTTTAATGAAGGGTTGTCTGGCGCTCCTGTCTTTGATAAGGACTTCAACATTATAGCAATGCATTCAGGCGAGTTTACGTACAGAGAGAACAAAACAGAGACAAGAAAGAGTGTGATAGAGTATGGCTATCCTTTGTTTGACATCTTTGACCACATAGACTTTCGGGAGCAGCAATATATCATTTGGTCAGAGCTGCATGAAGACGATGAGTACTGTTAA
- the asl gene encoding argininosuccinate lyase, whose product MAATEGSKLWGGRFVGDTDPVMEKFNASIAYDQRMWDADVRGSKAYARALEKAELLTAEEVKQILPGLEQISEEWSKGVFVIKPGDEDIHTANERRLKELIGAPAGKLHTGRSRNDQVVTDMRLWLRDAISTLTEDALQMISTMVERAAVEINVLFPGYTHMQRAQPIRWSHWILSHAVALSRDVDRLQEIRRRVNILPLGSGAIAGTPFDIDRELLQKELEFEDISLNSMDATGQRDFVVEFLFWASLCVTHLSKMAEDLLLYSTKEFSFITLSDAYSTGSSLMPQKKNADSLELIRSKAGRVFGQCAGFMMTLKGLPSTYNKDLQEDKEAMFDCYDTVHAVLQVTTGVMSTLKINQSVMEAALSPDMLATDLAYYLVRKGMPFREAHGVSGKAVFMAESKNIALNQLTVEDLSALSPLFGSDVSSVWDYRSSVEQYSAPGGTAKSSVLAQVEHLRNWIKKLKTVTSTK is encoded by the exons ATGGCCGCCACAGAG GGAAGCAAGCTGTGGGGGGGTCGCTTCGTGGGAGACACCGACCCAGTCATGGAGAAGTTCAACGCGTCCATCGCGTATGACCAGAGGATGTGGGACGCTGATGTCCGAGGGAGCAAGGCGTACGCGCGGGCTCTGGAGAAGGCAGAGCTGCTCACCGCCGAAGAGGTGAAGCAGATCCTGCCCGGGCTGGAGCAG ATTTCTGAAGAGTGGTCTAAAggtgtttttgttattaaacCTGGAGATGAAGATATTCATACTGCCAACGAGCGTAGACTGAAG GAGCTGATTGGTGCTCCGGCGGGGAAGCTGCACACTGGCAGGAGCAGAAATGACCAG GTGGTGACTGACATGAGGCTGTGGCTGCGAGACGCCATCTCAACCCTCACGGAAGATGCCCTCCAGATGATCTCTACCATGGTGGAGCGGGCTGCAGT AGAAATCAACGTCCTGTTTCCCGGTTACACCCACATGCAAAgagctcagccaatcaggtggAGTCACTGGATTCTAAG TCACGCTGTTGCTCTGAGCAGAGATGTCGACCGGCTTCAGGAGATCAGGAGAAGAGTTAATATTTTACCTCTTGGAAG CGGTGCCATCGCTGGAACGCCGTTTGACATCGACAGGGAGTTACTGCAGAAAG AGTTAGAGTTTGAGGACATCAGTCTAAACAGTATGGACGCCACGGGCCAAAGAGACTTTGTTG tGGAGTTCTTGTTCTGGGCTTCGTTGTGTGTGACCCACCTCAGTAAGATGGCGGAGGACTTGCTGCTGTACAGCACAAAGGAGTTCTCCTTCATCACACTGTCGGACGCCTACAG cacaGGCAGCAGTCTGATGCCCCAGAAGAAGAACGCCGACAGTCTGGAGCTGATCAGGAGCAAAGCAGGTCGTGTCTTTGGCCAG tgtgCAGGGTTCATGATGACGCTGAAGGGCCTGCCCAGCACCTACAACAAAGACCTGCAG GAGGATAAGGAGGCCATGTTTGACTGCTATGATACTGTGCATGCTGTGCTGCAGGTGACGACTGGAGTCATGTCAACTCTCAAG aTCAACCAGAGTGTGATGGAAGCAGCCCTCAGTCCTGACATGTTGGCTACAGATCTGGCCTACTACCTTGTGAGGAAGGGG ATGCCATTCAGAGAGGCCCATGGCGTCTCTGGTAAAGCTGTGTTTATGGCTGAGTCCAAAAATATTGCACTGAACCAACTCACTGTGGAAGACCTGAGTGCTCTTAG CCCGCTGTTTGGAAGCGACGTGTCCTCTGTGTGGGACTACAGGAGCAGCGTGGAGCAGTACAGCGCCCCCGGAGGCACAGCCAAGAGTAGCGTCCTTGCACAGGTGGAACACCTGAGGAACTGGATCAAGAAACTGAAAACAGTGACCTCGACCAAGTAA
- the ca4c gene encoding carbonic anhydrase IV c encodes MIMGFTFYLLTLLSLLSPSTGQWCYQSQYSCDDTCRDPIHWAAQFPSCGGLRQSPINIVTSKVHFNSALPPFNFIGHTDVINITVENKGHSAHFHLPQSVRLTGGALPGHYRAAQFHFHWGGNGRPGSEHTIDGERFPMELHIVHIKEPYGSLAEAEHDMAGIALLAFLFEETADDHPSLNTVITALGRVQHNGSSTVIPNFRLSDIIPSEKDLHSYYRYVGSMTTPGCEQAVAWSVFHRTLSISSRQLDAVVQQCQFWTGQPMTDIFRPTQPLDGRVVYRSMAAAAAAAPTGAWFCVLSAVLMTAGQIV; translated from the exons ATGATCATGGGTTTTACATTCTACCTCCTGACTCTGCTTTCGCTCCTCTCTCCGTCGACag GTCAGTGGTGCTACCAGAGCCAGTACTCCTGTGATGACACATGCAGAG ACCCCATCCACTGGGCAGCTCAGTTTCCCAGCTGTGGAGGGTTACGTCAGTCACCAATCAACATCGTGACCAGTAAGGTGCACTTCAACAGCGCCTTGCCACCATTCAACTTCATTGGCCACACCGACGTAATCAACATTACGGTGGAAAACAAAGGGCACTCag ctcaCTTTCACCTGCCACAGTCGGTGCGGCTGACAGGAGGCGCTCTCCCCGGTCACTACAGAGCGGCCCAGTTTCACTTCCACTGGGGGGGGAATGGCAGACCTGGATCAGAGCACACCATCGACGGAGAGCGATTCCCCATGGAG CTGCATATAGTCCACATCAAGGAGCCGTACGGTTCTCTGGCAGAGGCCGAACACGACATGGCGGGTATCGCTCTGCTCGCCTTCCTGTTTGAG GAAACAGCAGACGACCATCCTAGTTTGAACACGGTGATAACTGCTCTGGGCCGAGTGCAACACAACG gcagcagcacagtgatCCCAAACTTTCGCCTCAGTGACATTATCCCGTCTGAGAAGGACCTGCACAGTTACTACCGCTATGTGGGCTCCATGACTACTCCAGGGTGCGAGCAGGCAGTGGCCTGGTCGGTGTTTCACAGGACCCTGTCCATCAGCAGCCGTCAG CTGGATGCAGTAGTTCAGCAGTGTCAGTTCTGGACCGGACAGCCCATGACGGACATCTTCAGACCCACGCAGCCTCTGGACGGCAGAGTCGTGTACCGCTCCatggccgccgccgccgccgccgctccgACAGGCGCGTGGTTCTGTGTCCTCTCAGCTGTGCTCATGACAGCGGGTCAGATAGTCTGA
- the aldh3a2b gene encoding aldehyde dehydrogenase family 3 member A2b yields the protein MSREQQAVACARKAFETGRSKSLEHRIRQLKNLQRLFTERKQEISEASKRDLNKSEAGTQLFETVGLEGEINLVIRKLKEWAAPRKVEKNLLIISDTVYIKPEPLGVVLIIGAWNYPWAVTIQPLVGAIAAGNAVVIKPSEVCVHTAKVMEDLLPLYIDKELYPVVSGGVPETQELLRQRFDHIFYTGNSVVGKLIMEAAAKHLTPVTLELGGKSPCYIDKDCDISIACRRVTWGKYTNCGQTCIAPDYILCEPSIQDRVIEEVKKSIKEFYTENPKTCPDYGRIINQRHFKRIMAMVDDSTVAAGGDNDESDCYIAPTVLRDVRPEAKVMQEEIFGPLLPILPVSGLDEAIKFINKREKPLALYVFTANDKVTQRMVDETSSGGLLANDCIVHFSVSSLPFGGVGNSGMGCYHGKFSFDQMSHLRGCLIKQLKMEGMNSMRYPPHTQEKLGWVRFFLLRNLDLGAMGKMAFLAALAVMAAVLLKIYLL from the exons ATGTCCAGGGAGCAGCAGGCGGTGGCTTGTGCCAGGAAGGCCTTCGAAACGGGCCGGTCCAAATCTTTAGAGCACCGCATCCGCCAGCTGAAGAACCTTCAGCGGTTATTCACAGAGAGAAAGCAGGAGATTTCAGAGGCCTCCAAGAGAGATCTCAATAAG AGTGAGGCGGGGACGCAGCTGTTTGAGACCGTGGGTCTGGAGGGGGAGATCAACCTGGTCATCAGGAAGCTGAAGGAGTGGGCCGCCCCTCGAAAAGTGGAGAAGAACCTGTTGATCATCTCCGACACCGTCTACATCAAGCCGGAGCCGCTGGGAGTGGTGCTGATCATCGGGGCCTGGAACTACCCCTGGGCTGTCACCATCCAACCGCTCGTTGGAGCCATCGCTGCTG GAAATGCAGTCGTCATTAAGCCCTCTGAGGTCTGTGTTCACACCGCAAAGGTCATGGAGGACCTGCTGCCACTTTACATCGACAAG GAGCTGTACCCGGTCGTATCTGGAGGAGTGCCAGAAACCCAGGAGCTGCTGCGCCAGCGCTTCGATCACATTTTCTACACCGGAAACTCTGTGGTGGGCAAACTGATCATGGAGGCCGCTGCCAAACACCTGACCCCTGTGACCCTGGAGCTCGGTGGAAAGAGCCCCTGCTACATCGACAAGGATTGTGACATCAGCATCGCCTGCCG GCGTGTCACCTGGGGAAAGTACACTAACTGTGGTCAGACCTGCATCGCCCCGGACTACATCCTGTGTGAGCCGAGCATCCAGGACCGGGTCATCGAAGAGGTCAAGAAGTCCATCAAG GAATTCTACACAGAAAACCCAAAGACCTGCCCCGACTATGGACGCATCATCAACCAGCGCCACTTCAAGAGGATAATGGCCATGGTGGACGACAGCACCGTGGCTGCGGGAGGAGACAACGACGAGTCCGACTGCTACATCG ccCCCACAGTGTTGCGTGACGTGAGGCCAGAGGCGAAGGTAATGCAGGAGGAGATATTTGGACCTCTGCTTCCCATCCTGCCCGTCAGCGGCCTGGATGAAGCCATCAAGTTTATCAATAAGAGAGAGAAACCCCTGGCCCTCTACGTCTTCACAGCCAATGACAAG GTGACACAGAGAATGGTGGATGAGACGTCCAGTGGAGGACTGCTGGCCAACGACTGCATCGTACACTTCTCTGTCAGCTCTCTGCCTTTTGGAGGAGTAG GGAACAGTGGTATGGGCTGCTATCACGGCAAGTTCAGCTTCGACCAGATGAGCCACCTGCGTGGTTGTCTCATCAAACAGCTGAAGATGGAGGGCATGAACAGCATGCGTTACCCCCCCCACACGCAGGAGAAGCTCGGCTGGGTGCGCTTCTTCCTCCTGAGGAATCTAGATCTGGGCGCGATGGGGAAGATGGCGTTCTTGGCCGCTCTGGCTGTGATGGCTGCTGTTTTGTTGAAG atttATCTTCTTTGA
- the vtnb gene encoding vitronectin b, whose amino-acid sequence MKLAVSLLGLVVLLDATLAAEKSCVGQCGSFDPQRKCQCDSMCVYYGSCCGDFDSVCPKKTARGDTFDAGEDTTETVTPVATTVAPTFHTSAAVVSLPPIPTQGPTPAADPDAVPCSGRPFDAFLQLKNGSIYAFRGEYFFELDDKSVLPGYPRLIQDVWGIAGPIDAAFTRINCQGKSYIFKGDKYWRFDGNVLDPEYPRLISVGFDGIPDDTDAAFAVPAPSHRGKEKVYFFKGQNYYEYEFKHQPSHEECVRMSRSSPSVLFTRYTDLFCDQTWEDFFMELFGDSFSDPHTGPRLISRDWQGIRSPVDAAMVGRVYISPKPTPSPTPAVRRRKKKPSKKRKQRRRQSRHVLFDDFWSYDDWSDYADYSDIVEESPTEAYRSTPLQNVYFFKGDKYYKVSQQTKRVDAANPPYPRSIAKYWLGCKNEEKPDVTRAEKK is encoded by the exons ATGAAGCTAGCAGTGAGTCTGCTGGGCCTCGTCGTCCTGCTGGACGCCACCTTGGCTGCAGAAA AGTCCTGTGTGGGTCAGTGTGGCTCCTTCGATCCACAGAGGAAATGCCAGTGCGACTCCATGTGTGTGTACTATGGAAGCTGCTGTGGAGACTTTGACTCTGTGTGCCCCAAAAAGA CCGCTCGGGGTGACACCTTCGATGCAGGAGAGGACACCACAGAAACTGTGACCCCAGTGGCTACGACTGTTGCACCAACTTTCCACACCTCTGCAGCGGTTGTCTCTCTCCCACCCATCCCCACACAAGGCCCCACCCCGGCTGCAGACCCTGACGCGGTGCCCTGCAGCGGGCGACCGTTTGATGCTTTTCTGCAGCTGAAGAATGGCTCCATCTATGCTTTCAGAG GTGAATATTTTTTCGAGCTGGACGACAAGTCTGTTCTTCCTGGTTACCCCAGACTCATCCAGGACGTGTGGGGAATAGCAGGACCCATCGACGCCGCGTTCACACGCATCAACTGTCAGGGGAAATCCTATATCTTTAAG GGCGACAAGTACTGGAGGTTTGACGGCAACGTCTTGGATCCGGAATATCCACGGCTCATTTCGGTCGGATTCGACGGCATACCTGACGACACTGACGCTGCGTTTGCCGTCCCAGCACCAAGCCACCGTGGCAAAGAGAAAGTTTACTTTTTCAAAG ggCAAAACTATTACGAGTATGAGTTCAAGCACCAGCCTTCCCACGAGGAGTGTGTCCGCATGAGCAGGTCCTCGCCTTCTGTGCTGTTCACGAGATACACAGACCTCTTCTGTGATCAGACGTGGGAGGATTTCTTCATGGAGCTCTTTGGAGACTCCT TCAGCGATCCCCACACTGGCCCTCGGCTCATCAGCCGGGACTGGCAGGGCATCAGGTCTCCTGTAGATGCTGCCATGGTTGGACGAGTCTACATCAGCCCCAAGCCCACGCCATCGCCTACTCCAGCAGTGAGGAGGCGGAAGAAGAAGCCCAGCAAGAAGCGTAAACAGCGAAGACGGCAGAGTCGCCATGTGCTGTTCGATGATTTCTGGAGTTATGATGATTGGTCTGATTACGCCGACTACAGCGATATCGTGGAGGAGAGCCCCACAGAGGCGTACCGGAGCACTCCTCTTcagaatgtgtattttttcaaaGGAG ATAAATACTACAAAGTGAGTCAGCAGACGAAACGTGTTGACGCCGCCAACCCGCCATACCCACGATCCATCGCGAAATACTGGTTGGGCTGCAAGAACGAGGAGAAACCGGATGTAACAAGGGCAGAGAAGAAATAG